Genomic window (Vigna radiata var. radiata cultivar VC1973A chromosome 1, Vradiata_ver6, whole genome shotgun sequence):
NNNNNNNNNNNNNNNNNNNNNNNNNNNNNNNNNNNNNNNNNNNNNNNNNNNNNNNNNNNNNNNNNNNNNNNNNNNNNNNNNNNNNNNNNNNNNNNNNNNNNNNNNNNNNNNNNNNNNNNNNNNNNNNNNNNNNNNNNNNNNNNNNNNNNNNNNNNNNNNNNNNNNNNNNNNNNNNNNNNNNNNNNNNNNNNNNNNNNNNNNNNNNNNNNNNNNNNNNNNNNNNNNNNATGCTGCACTCCATCAATGCTCTCGCTCATGATGCAGAACTGAAGCAGTTCACAGATCCACACGTTAAAGCATGGCTTTTTTCTGTTAAAGAGGCTGTCTTTGATGCAGAAGATCTCTTGGCTGAAATAGATTATGAACTCACCAGATCCCAAGTGGAAGCTCAATCCGAACCTCAAACCTTTACTTACAAGGTATCAAATTTCTTCAACTCTACTTTCAATTCctttaacaagaaaattgaatcAGAGATGAAAGAAGTCCTAGAAAAACTAGAATATCTTGCAAATCAAAAGGGTGCTCTTGGTTTGAAAGAGGGTACTTATTCTGCTGATAGATCAGGTGGTAAAGTGTCACAGAAATTGCCATCATCTTCTTTGCTGGTTGAAAGTGTTATTTATGGCAGAGATGCTGACAAAGAAAAGATCTGTAACTGGCTCACTTCTGAAACCGACACTCATAACCATCCATCAATACTTTCCATTGTGGGAATGGGTGGGTTGGGTAAGACCTCACTCGCCCAACATGTATACAATGACCCAAAGATTGAGGAGgctaaatttgatatcaaaNCTTGGGTTTGTATTTCTGATCATTTTGATGTTTTGACAGTGACAAAAACAATTCTTGAGGCAATCACTAAATCTAAAGATGATAGCGGAGACCTAGAAATGGTTCATggaagattgaaagaaaaaatatcaggaatgaaatttcttcttgttttggATGATGTTTGGAACGAAAGACAAGAAGAATGGGAAGTTGTGCGAACTCCTCTGAGCTATGGGGCTCCAGGAAGTAGAATTCTTGTCACAACACGTATTGAGAAAGTTGCTTCAAATATGAGATCTGAAGTGCATCACCTAAAGCAATTAGAAGAGGATGAATGCTggaaagtttttgaaaaacaagCACTAAAAGATGATGATCTTCGATTGAATGGTGAAAAAAAGGAGATTGGTAAAAGAATAGTTGAAAAGTGCAAAGGATTACCACTTGCTTTGAAAACAATTGGAAGTCTTCTCCGAACAAAGTCATCAAGCTCATATTGGAAAAGCGTATTGGAAAGCGACATATGGGAGTTAccaaaagaagttgaaattatCCCTGCTCTACTATTGAGTTATCAGCACCTTCCTTCTCATCTCAAGAGGTGCTTTGCTTATTGTGCATTGTTTCCAAAAGATTATGAATTTGACAAGAaggaattaattttgttatggatGGCTGAAGGTTTTCTTCCTCACTCTAAAATGATCAAGAATGTACAAGAAATTGGTGAACAATGTTTCGACGATCTATTAAGGAGGTCCTTCTCTCTTGAATCAAGCTTTGAAATGCGATTCGTCATGCATGACCTTCTGAATGATCTGGCAAAATATGTTTGTGCAGACTTTTGTTTCAGGTTAAAATTCGATAAAGGAAGTTGTATACCCAATACAATCCGtcacttttcattttcactcGATGACGTAGAAGATTTTGATGGTTTAGGGAGCTTAACAGATGCCGAAAGACTGCGTTCATTTTATTCAATTACAAATAACTGTAGCTATGGAATCAATCCTTGTCAATTCACTATTTTGGTGCATGAATCGTTTTCCAAGTTCAAGTTTTTACGAGTCTTATCTTTGAATGGATATTCTGAGCTTAGTGAGGTCCATGATTCTGTTGGTGATCTTAAACATCTCCATTCGATAGACCTTTCATATACTCTTATACAGAATCTACCTAACTCAATAGGTTTCCTCTATAACTTGCTAATACTGAAGTTGAACTTTTGTTCATTTCTGGAAGAATTACCTTCAAATTTGCATAAGCTCACCAAGTTGC
Coding sequences:
- the LOC106763269 gene encoding putative disease resistance RPP13-like protein 1 isoform X2 produces the protein MAAELVGGALLSAFLQVAFDRLASPQFVDFFRRRKLDEKLLGNLNIMLHSINALAHDAELKQFTDPHVKAWLFSVKEAVFDAEDLLAEIDYELTRSQVEAQSEPQTFTYKVSNFFNSTFNSFNKKIESEMKEVLEKLEYLANQKGALGLKEGTYSADRSGGKVSQKLPSSSLLVESVIYGRDADKEKICNWLTSETDTHNHPSILSIVGMGGLGKTSLAQHVYNDPKIEEAKFDIKXWVCISDHFDVLTVTKTILEAITKSKDDSGDLEMVHGRLKEKISGMKFLLVLDDVWNERQEEWEVVRTPLSYGAPGSRILVTTRIEKVASNMRSEVHHLKQLEEDECWKVFEKQALKDDDLRLNGEKKEIGKRIVEKCKGLPLALKTIGSLLRTKSSSSYWKSVLESDIWELPKEVEIIPALLLSYQHLPSHLKRCFAYCALFPKDYEFDKKELILLWMAEGFLPHSKMIKNVQEIGEQCFDDLLRRSFSLESSFEMRFVMHDLLNDLAKYVCADFCFRLKFDKGSCIPNTIRHFSFSLDDVEDFDGLGSLTDAERLRSFYSITNNCSYGINPCQFTILVHESFSKFKFLRVLSLNGYSELSEVHDSVGDLKHLHSIDLSYTLIQNLPNSIGFLYNLLILKLNFCSFLEELPSNLHKLTKLHCLEFEHTKVTKMPMHFGELKNLQVLSTFFVNRNNEVISIKQLGRLNIHGRLSINELQNIVNPLNAIEANLKNHHLEELELKWSLNHIPDDPRKEQKVLENLQPSKQLKSLKINNYGGTQFPSWVFDNSLSNLVSLRLADCKYCLCLPPFGLLSSLRMLHIIGFDGIVSIGAEFYGSSPSSFKSLKVLEFYNMKEWEEWECKTTSFPLLQHLSIQTCPKLKSLPEQLLHLKNLDIHSCDKLIISVNSMFISSLQLWSIILCPLVEIPMIHYDCIEAMEINNDCVSFTIFQLDCFPKLRLLQLSGCQNLRRISQGHTHNHLKVLKIYGCHQFESFPSEGLSAPWLQIISIRKAENLKLLPKRMQILLPSLTELEIIDCPQIEMFPGGGLPSNIKGMSLSSLKLIASLRDTLDVNTCLKSLTIEKLDVESFPGEVLLPRSLTSLRFLFCLNLKKIDYKGLCNVSSFTYCGCPNLHL